From one Caldithrix abyssi DSM 13497 genomic stretch:
- a CDS encoding efflux RND transporter permease subunit — translation MKNTQDSFRNTIFRITTERPVAILMVVIGIFVFGMISYQQLPLNLMPEMTYPSLTVRTEYPGTAPEEVENAISRPIEQALGVVDNLVTISSVSKAEQSDVILEFTWDTDMNKATADVREKLDQVMLPLEVKRPIILRYDPSLDPIMRIGLYGDVSLTFLRYLAEEEIKRALETIDGVAAVKVKGGLEEEIRVELDEQKLTLIGMDIQTVRERLAEENINMAGGKLKEGETEYLVRTLNEFRSVKEIENIVIGRWNGVDLKIKDVGTVTRTSKERQIITRIGGKESVEIEIYKEADANIVAVARRVKDRLYGTPAQRAFVERLKKEKLGSRKIDPQRMNLLAKQMTNFITYGLPEGVSIKTLSDQSIFIENSINEVKKTAIQGGLLAILILFIFLRRLGPTVIIGISIPLSIVATFAPMKIFNVSLNIMSLGGLALGIGMLVDNSIVVLESIARCREEGDGLIAATIRGVKEVGGAVTASTLTTIAVFFPIVFVQGVAGQVFGDLALTVVFSLLASLLVALFLIPMLSSRQIGSFVQNIQAGKLPENFILDFRKKQQPAVKGNGLKGALISIGNNVRAFFMAIGRMAQIFVGLLVTVGKGFLLFILAFLQPVGWILGFVKKDFHYGQWLQSFSAKKEAPFFRFVNRIWDGYFAYNAVPTLYADFAKIFAEFAQASVVKKILKLIAAPFKALFFSVKFFSFLLMEMAFRFFHSLLLEFTIFGFLLAQLLKLIFAPIMAALIAGFNAVYSRIENGYPLLLQKALKRRYEVIGGVFALFLITILFVAPRLGSELIPQVHQGEFFVEIRLPVGTPVEETDQRMEAIQQRIAQIPGVQMVSSISGADKSASTKTDEGENTGRITVTLKPMGHIAPLEERVIREVRRIFQDYPGIEMDIARPVLFSFKTPVEVHLKGYNLVKLQQLSHELEDRLSRIPGLVDVRANIQRGNPEIQIFFDRRKLARYGLNVRTVASILRNKIQGDVSTKFKEEDRRIEVLVRLREADRESIYDLRRLIVNPAGMRPVPLESVATLRIKEGPSEIRRIDQQRSAVITANILPGYKLNELNQQIFDEIQKMDIPLDFSYELAGQNKEMETSLNSLMMALALAVFLVYIVMASQFESLLHPFIIIFTIPLAIIGVVWYLYLTGIPLSIVVFLGMIMLAGIVVNNAIVLVDYINHLRRQGMPKVEAVMTAGKVRLRPILMTTSTTVLGLLPMALGLGDGAEIRTPMAITVIVGLITSTLLTLVVIPTFYDLVSREKFPVSEPALEAGSES, via the coding sequence ATGAAAAACACACAGGATTCTTTTAGAAATACGATTTTTCGCATTACCACAGAACGTCCCGTGGCCATTTTGATGGTGGTTATTGGCATCTTCGTTTTTGGCATGATTTCGTACCAGCAGCTGCCGCTCAACTTGATGCCGGAAATGACCTATCCTTCGTTAACGGTACGGACGGAATATCCGGGAACCGCGCCGGAAGAGGTGGAAAACGCCATTTCGCGACCTATTGAACAGGCCCTGGGCGTGGTGGATAATCTGGTGACCATTAGCTCCGTTTCCAAAGCCGAACAATCCGATGTGATTTTAGAGTTCACCTGGGATACAGACATGAACAAAGCGACGGCCGACGTGCGTGAAAAGCTGGATCAGGTTATGCTGCCGCTGGAAGTAAAACGACCGATTATTTTACGCTACGATCCTTCGCTGGATCCCATCATGCGCATCGGGTTGTATGGCGACGTCAGTTTGACCTTTCTGCGCTACCTGGCCGAAGAAGAGATCAAGCGTGCGCTGGAAACGATTGACGGCGTGGCTGCCGTTAAAGTTAAGGGCGGCCTGGAAGAAGAAATTCGCGTGGAGCTGGACGAACAGAAACTGACCTTGATTGGGATGGATATTCAAACGGTGCGCGAGCGTCTGGCCGAGGAAAACATTAACATGGCCGGCGGAAAATTGAAAGAAGGCGAAACCGAATATCTGGTGCGCACGCTCAACGAATTTCGGTCGGTCAAAGAGATTGAGAATATTGTGATTGGCCGCTGGAATGGCGTCGATTTAAAAATCAAGGATGTGGGAACCGTAACGCGCACCAGCAAAGAGCGCCAGATTATCACGCGCATCGGAGGCAAGGAGAGCGTTGAAATCGAAATTTACAAAGAGGCCGATGCCAATATCGTAGCGGTTGCGCGGCGCGTAAAAGACAGGCTTTACGGCACTCCGGCTCAGCGCGCTTTTGTGGAGCGTTTGAAAAAGGAAAAGTTAGGCTCCCGAAAAATCGATCCACAAAGGATGAATTTGCTGGCCAAGCAAATGACCAATTTTATTACCTACGGACTTCCCGAGGGCGTTTCCATCAAAACCCTTTCTGATCAGTCGATTTTTATTGAAAATTCGATTAACGAAGTAAAGAAAACCGCCATCCAGGGCGGATTGCTGGCCATTTTGATTCTGTTTATTTTTCTGCGACGGCTGGGCCCCACGGTGATCATCGGCATTTCCATTCCGCTTTCGATTGTGGCCACCTTTGCCCCGATGAAGATTTTTAATGTGTCGCTGAATATCATGTCGCTCGGCGGTCTGGCGCTGGGCATTGGCATGCTGGTGGACAACTCGATTGTGGTGCTGGAGAGTATTGCCCGCTGTCGAGAAGAGGGCGACGGATTAATTGCGGCCACCATTCGCGGCGTAAAAGAAGTGGGCGGCGCGGTAACCGCATCGACTTTGACGACCATCGCCGTATTTTTCCCCATTGTTTTTGTACAGGGCGTGGCCGGACAGGTGTTTGGCGATCTGGCTTTGACTGTTGTTTTTTCGCTACTGGCCTCGCTGCTGGTGGCTTTGTTTTTAATTCCCATGCTTTCTTCCCGCCAGATCGGCAGTTTTGTGCAGAATATCCAGGCCGGTAAACTTCCTGAAAACTTTATTCTTGATTTTAGAAAAAAGCAACAACCGGCGGTTAAGGGCAACGGACTCAAAGGCGCATTGATTTCGATCGGGAATAATGTGCGGGCTTTTTTTATGGCCATTGGACGGATGGCCCAGATTTTTGTCGGTTTGCTGGTTACGGTAGGCAAGGGCTTTTTGCTCTTTATTCTCGCGTTTCTGCAACCAGTGGGCTGGATTTTGGGTTTTGTCAAAAAAGATTTTCACTACGGCCAATGGCTGCAGAGTTTTTCCGCTAAAAAAGAAGCGCCGTTTTTCCGCTTTGTCAACCGCATCTGGGATGGGTATTTCGCCTATAACGCCGTTCCCACTCTGTATGCCGATTTCGCTAAAATTTTTGCGGAATTCGCACAGGCCTCCGTGGTTAAAAAAATTCTAAAGCTGATTGCGGCGCCCTTTAAAGCGCTGTTCTTTTCTGTAAAATTCTTTTCCTTTTTACTGATGGAAATGGCTTTTCGCTTTTTCCACAGCTTGCTGCTGGAGTTCACCATTTTCGGCTTTTTACTGGCGCAGCTGCTGAAACTAATTTTTGCGCCGATCATGGCGGCGCTGATTGCCGGTTTTAACGCCGTCTATTCGAGGATAGAAAACGGTTATCCGCTGCTTCTGCAAAAGGCGTTAAAAAGGCGTTATGAGGTGATTGGCGGTGTTTTTGCGCTGTTTTTGATCACCATTTTGTTTGTGGCGCCGCGGCTGGGCAGCGAGCTGATTCCGCAGGTGCATCAGGGCGAATTCTTTGTTGAAATTCGTTTGCCGGTCGGCACGCCCGTGGAAGAGACCGACCAGCGAATGGAAGCCATTCAGCAGCGCATTGCACAAATTCCGGGCGTACAGATGGTTTCGTCGATCAGCGGCGCGGACAAAAGCGCTTCTACCAAGACCGACGAGGGCGAAAACACCGGAAGAATAACGGTTACCTTAAAACCCATGGGCCATATTGCGCCGCTTGAAGAGCGCGTGATTCGTGAGGTACGGCGAATTTTTCAGGATTATCCCGGCATCGAAATGGACATTGCCCGGCCGGTGCTTTTTTCTTTTAAAACGCCGGTTGAAGTTCATTTAAAGGGATATAATCTGGTCAAGTTACAACAATTAAGCCATGAGCTGGAAGATCGGCTTTCCAGAATTCCAGGGCTGGTCGATGTGCGCGCCAATATTCAGCGGGGCAATCCGGAGATACAAATCTTTTTTGACCGACGAAAACTGGCGCGCTACGGATTAAATGTGCGTACGGTGGCTTCCATCCTACGCAATAAGATTCAGGGCGATGTGAGCACCAAGTTCAAAGAAGAAGATCGCCGCATTGAAGTGCTGGTGCGTTTGCGCGAGGCCGATCGCGAGAGCATTTACGATTTGCGCCGCTTAATCGTGAATCCTGCCGGAATGAGACCGGTGCCGCTGGAATCGGTTGCAACCCTGCGTATCAAAGAGGGCCCTTCGGAGATCCGACGCATCGATCAGCAGCGCTCGGCGGTCATCACGGCCAACATTTTACCCGGCTACAAACTCAATGAATTGAATCAACAAATTTTCGATGAGATTCAGAAGATGGATATTCCGCTGGATTTCAGCTACGAGCTGGCCGGTCAAAACAAAGAGATGGAAACCTCTTTAAACAGTTTAATGATGGCCCTGGCTCTGGCTGTTTTTCTGGTTTACATTGTCATGGCGTCGCAGTTTGAATCGCTGCTTCATCCATTTATCATTATTTTTACCATTCCATTGGCTATTATCGGCGTGGTCTGGTATCTGTATTTAACAGGCATTCCTTTAAGCATTGTGGTTTTTCTGGGGATGATCATGTTAGCCGGTATTGTGGTGAACAACGCGATTGTGCTGGTGGATTACATTAACCACCTGCGTCGTCAGGGTATGCCCAAGGTAGAAGCGGTAATGACGGCCGGCAAGGTGCGGTTGCGGCCGATTTTGATGACGACATCTACAACGGTGCTGGGATTATTGCCCATGGCGTTGGGGCTGGGAGACGGCGCAGAAATACGCACGCCGATGGCCATTACGGTTATCGTTGGATTGATCACTTCCACGTTGTTAACGCTGGTGGTCATTCCAACCTTTTATGATCTGGTAAGCCGTGAAAAATTTCCGGTTAGTGAACCGGCGCTGGAAGCAGGGAGTGAATCGTAA